The following coding sequences are from one Primulina eburnea isolate SZY01 chromosome 15, ASM2296580v1, whole genome shotgun sequence window:
- the LOC140815445 gene encoding uncharacterized protein translates to MEYTSRFNDMGTYVPTIISDEKLKMHRFKKGLNSRIQSAMAVFKPNSFADLMGAAMSAETDIKRCEEENKNKRPMVNQPTQNGPKFKEPNYSGGPSQRSSGNIGNREGKWCDTCKQYHNGGCYRKSGACFKCGQVGHRIKECPENKEKGAGPRKQNENKTNARVYAITQEEADNTNEVVACTILLHVIPAYTLFDCGVTHSFVSRRFAKKLKLEHDILSEPLRVATPARKTTETHKVYRNCKICISNQTFEVELIQLNMVEFDIILGMDWLAKNHAILDCQKKDIRLQTPTKGEVVYHGKSKELKSLLSASQAWKSIKGGEEIYLAVINETKEEEVPNEEEHKEHLRLTFQTLREKELYVKFKKFEFWLKSVAFLGHIIYELGVSVDPKKVEAIKDWPQPKTVTEVRSFLGLAGYYRKFVEGFSSIAIPLTKLTQKNLKFIWNEECERSFETLKTKLASTPVLVLPEDGKNFTVYSDASKGGLGCVLMQEGQVIAYASRQLKPYEQNYRTHDLELAAVVFALQIWRHYLYGVKCEVFTDLQSLKYIFTQKELNMRQRRWMELLKDYDLSINYHPGKANKVADALSRRNPGKVNLNSL, encoded by the exons ATGGAATACACTTCACGGTTCAACGATATGGGAACCTATGTCCCAACGATCATATCGGATGAAAAGTTAAAAATGCATCGATTCAAGAAGGGACTCAACAGTCGAATTCAGTCGGCAATGGCAGTATTCAAGCCAAACAGCTTTGCGGATTTAATGGGCGCTGCAATGAGCGCAGAAACTGATATAAAGCGATGCGAGGAAGAGAACAAGAACAAAAGACCAATGGTCAATCAACCTACTCAGAATGGTCCCAAGTTTAAGGAACCAAATTATTCAGGTGGGCCTTCCCAAAGAAGTTCTGGTAATATTGGCAACAGGGAAGGGAAGTGGTGTGACACCTGTAAACAGTATCATAACGGGGGATGTTATCGAAAGTCAGGTGCATGTTTTAAGTGTGGTCAGGTGGGTCATCGAATTAAAGAATGTCCGGAGAACAAAGAAAAAGGGGCGGGACCCAGAAAGCAAAATGAGAACAAGACCAATGCTAGGGTGTATGCAATCACCCAAGAGGAAGCTGATAACACCAACGAGGTGGTAGCATGTACTATACTACTCCATGTCATACCTGCATATActttgtttgattgtggtgtCACGCATTCATTTGTGTCTAGAAGATTTGCTAAGAAGCTTAAACTTGAACATGATATTCTTAGTGAACCGTTAAGAGTAGCAACACCTGCCAGAAAAACAACTGAAACACACAAAGTCTATCGAAACTGTAAAATTTGTATCAGCAATCAAACTTTTGAAGTGGAATTAATTCAACTCAATATGGTtgagtttgacatcatccttggaatggactggttagcCAAAAACCATGCCATATTAGACTGTCAAAAGAAAGATATTAGACTTCAAACTCCGACAAAAGGGGAAGTCGTATATCACGGGAAATCCAAAGAACTAAAATCTCTACTATCGGCTTCACAAGCCTGGAAATCTATAAAGGGAGGAGAAGAAATTTACCTGGCAGTGATCAATGAAAccaaagaagaagaagtcccaaa TGAAGAAGAACACAAAGAGCATCTGCGTCTCACATTCCAGACACTTCGAGAAAAGGAACTATACGtcaaattcaaaaaatttgaattttggttAAAAAGTGTGGCGTTCTTAGGACATATAATTTATGAATTAGGAGTGTCAGTAGACCCTAAGAAGGTAGAGGCAATCAAGGATTGGCCACAACCAAAGACAGTGACTGAAGTCaggagttttctgggtttagcaggctactacagaAAATTTGTGGAAGGATTTTCTTCAATAGCCATTCCACTCACCAAACTTACtcagaaaaatttgaaatttatttggaATGAGGAATGTGAAAGAAGCTTTGAAACCCTGAAGACAAAACTCGCATCCACACCAGTACTAGTTCTTCCAGAGGATGGTAAGAATTTCACTGTATACAGTGACGCTTCAAAGGGAGGATTAGGGTGTGTGCTTATGCAGGAGGGTCAGgtaattgcttatgcctcacgaCAACTAAAACCATATGAGCAGAATTACCGCACTCATGACTTGGAGTTAGCCGCAGTAGTATTTGCACTTCAAATCTGGAGGCACTACCTTTATGGAGTAAAATGCGAAGTTTTTACTGACCTCCAGAGCCTGAAGTATATTTTCACTCAAAAGGAATTAAATatgaggcaaagaaggtggATGGAACTTCTCAAGGACTATGATCTGTCAATCAATTACCATCCAGGTAAAGCAAATAAggtggcagatgcgttgagtcgaaGGAACCCTGGGAAGGTGAACTTAAATTCTCTATGA